The following coding sequences are from one Veillonella rodentium window:
- a CDS encoding RsmE family RNA methyltransferase, protein MKKIFISTPLSEYIELPKDVTHHVLHVFRHRLERPITVTGSDGRCGSYRIMEEIDGKAKAELIEYVDSQEVMYRVVLVQSFLKGEKLEWVLQKATELNVDTVYLVSTSNCVAKYDDKKLTSKALRWEKIMLEAAQQCGRNQLPSLVVGETLSQVLTIEKEALKLVAYENETGLTMKNILQNISSDSSISEVLICIGPEGGYQEKEINAIIECGGQSVSLGNTILRAETAAIGALAMIQYELEL, encoded by the coding sequence ATGAAAAAAATATTTATTTCCACGCCATTAAGTGAATATATTGAATTACCGAAAGATGTGACCCATCATGTACTTCATGTATTTCGTCATCGTCTTGAAAGACCTATAACCGTCACCGGTAGTGATGGACGATGTGGTAGTTACAGAATTATGGAAGAAATAGATGGGAAAGCGAAGGCTGAACTTATCGAGTACGTAGATTCACAGGAGGTTATGTATCGTGTTGTGTTGGTCCAATCTTTTTTAAAAGGTGAAAAGCTGGAGTGGGTATTACAGAAAGCGACCGAACTAAATGTAGATACGGTCTATTTAGTAAGTACATCTAACTGCGTTGCTAAATACGATGATAAAAAACTGACTTCCAAGGCATTACGATGGGAAAAGATTATGCTGGAGGCGGCCCAACAATGCGGACGAAATCAGTTACCGTCTCTTGTTGTAGGAGAGACACTTTCACAAGTATTAACGATTGAAAAAGAAGCATTAAAACTGGTGGCCTATGAAAATGAAACCGGTCTGACCATGAAGAATATACTACAAAATATATCATCCGATTCGTCAATCTCGGAAGTCCTCATCTGTATAGGCCCTGAGGGGGGCTATCAAGAGAAGGAAATCAATGCTATTATAGAATGTGGTGGTCAATCGGTATCATTGGGAAATACTATTTTGCGAGCTGAAACGGCTGCCATAGGCGCGTTAGCGATGATTCAATATGAATTGGAATTATAA